TGTGTGTTTTTTTGGAGTCAGTGAACCAGTTGAAAGAATTGCGCTACACTTTGTCTTGAAAATGCGTTACCAAAACTTGAAAAAATGGATGCGAATATTCTTCAACGTCTTCACCACAGGGGGATTTCATGAAAAAATCAAGCGTGATCGTGCTGATCGTTCTGGCCTTCAGCCTCGTCATGGTCGGCGGTTGTTCCAAGAAAGTGAGCTCCACTCCCGCAGGGACCTCGGCCGCCGGTTCGAGCACGGAAACGGGCGGTTTGAGCGCCGAGCAGCTCGAAGCGCAGCGCCTGGCCGAGCTCAGACGTCAGGCCATCGACAAGATCGGTGCCGACCGGATCTATTTCGCCTTCGACAAAAGCGAGCTGACGGATCTGTCCCGTCAGGTTTTGGCTGAGAAGGCCGAGTTGTTGAAGGCCCATCCGTCCCTGTCCTTGCTTATCGAAGGGCACTGCGACGAGCGCGGCACCAACGAGTACAACATGGCTCTTGGCGAACGCCGGGCCAGGGCTGCCTATGAATATCTGGTCCTCATGGGGATCGAGTCCGGCCGGTTGACGATCATCAGCTACGGCGAAGAGTATCCGGCCGTACCCGGTTCCAACGAAGAGGCCTGGGCCAAGAACCGGCGCGACGAATTCAAGGCTTCGGTAAACTAGGCTCTTCGCTTCTTTCATCTTGAACTACTGAACGCAGAACACTATAACGCCGCTCATGTTCCTGTGCAAAATGGAACTTGAGCGGCGTTTTCGTTTGCGAGCTCGTGGTCGGAATATTTTTTTTGGCAATACCGTGCGCTCCGGTGATGTTTTCAAGGATTCAGTCCCGGTTTTCCGGATTGATTCGTGTTTCCGTGAAATCCGCGGTGAATTTCTGATCGCGGTCCGGGATGGCTTTTTGTCATTTGGGATTGAATTTTTACAACTGTCCATGGAGAGATTCGATTTGAGCTGTTGCAACCGTTCTTGTACCGCGTGTCTTCATGCCGGAGCAAAAAAGAGTCGACGCGTCGCGTCCATCCTGCTGATGGGCCTGTTTTTATTGGCGAGTCTCCCCGGAGCAACGGCCCTTGCCGAGGACCATCCGCTCTGGTTCAAGGACGGGCGACCAGTTGCTCAGGCGCTGGAGGCTGTAGCCATTCTGACGGATGCTGCCGAGGAGGGGCTCTCGCCCCGAAAATACGGTGCCACCGCTCTTGCTCAGGCGCTGGCGGCAACGCAGCGGGCCGAAGCGCTGTCGTCAGGGGTTATCATGCGCCTTGAGCAGGATTTGACGGACGCCATGCTCCGCTACTTCAACGACCTGCATTTCGGTCAGGTCGATCCCCGGCAAATTCAGGAAAATTTCACGCCCAATGCCCCCGACAGGTTTGATCCGGCGGCTCACCTGAGGAGGGCGGTGCACGGCATGCGTTTGCGCGAGGCCGTGGCCGAGGCCGCTCCGCAGGTGCCGCTTTATGACCGTCTGCGTCGAGCCCTGGCGCACTATCGCGGACTGGCGGCGGATCCGGTTTTCAGCAAACTGTGGCAGTCTGCGCTGCCTCCTCTGCCCAACGGCAAACTGGAAATCGGGCAGACCTATGCCGGGATGCCGCTGGTCACGCTGCGCCTCATCGCCCTTGGCGACCTGCCGCGTGAGACGATCGTGACCGAGCACTATGAAGGGCATATTGTGAAAGGCATCATGGATTTTCAGGTCCGCCATGGGTTGGAACCGGACGGCGTCATCGGGCGCAAGACGCTTGCGCAGCTTGAGATTGCCCCATCCGTCCGCGTGCGGCAGATCGAGCTGTCCATGGAGAGGCTGCGCTGGACTCCGCTCCTGCATGCGTCGCGTATGATCGCCGTGAATATTCCGGAGCACATCCTCGAAGCCTACGAGGTGGAGAACGGCACGATCGACGTCCAGACATCAATGCGAGTCATCATCGGCAGCGCACTGGACACGCGCACGCCGCTCTTTGACGGCCGGATGCGGTTCATCGAGTTCAGCCCCTACTGGAATGTCCCCCTGTCCATCGCCCGGTCCGAGGTCGTGCCCAAGATCTTGCGCGATCCAAGCTACTTCACGCGGCAGGGGTTTGAACTTGTCGCTGCCGACGGACGGATCATCACGACGTTATCCCTGGATGATTTGGACGCCGTGCGCAGAGGGCAGATGCGGATTCGCCAGCGGCCCGGGCCCAAAAATGCCCTGGGCGACATAAAATTCATATTTCCCAACAAAGACAGCATCTTTTTGCATCATACGCCGACCACGCATCTTTTCGAAAAACAACGGCGTGATTTGAGCCACGGTTGCATTCGCGTGGAAGACCCGGTAGGGCTGGCGAAATTTGTCCTGCAACACGATCAGGTCTGGGGCGAGGAGCGCATTCGCGAAGCGATGAGTTCAGGCGTTTCCACCACGCTTCGTTTGCGTGAACCCCCTCAGGTCGTGTTGGCCTACAACACGGTGCAGGTCAAAAACGATGGTCGCGTCCATTTTTTTCAGGACATATACGGCCAGGACAAACTTCTCGATCAGGCCTTGCGCAGGTCTGTTCAAGCCAGCCAATGATCAATACCGCATGAAACAATCACGTCGCCACTTTCTCTGCAGCATGGCCAATCTGGCCGTAGCCGGTGTCGCTCTGACCATCGCCCCTTCGGCCTTTGCGGCCAAGCCCGGGGCGCGCAGCCTGACCTTTGCGCATACGCACACGGGCGAGAAGCTGCACATCGTCTACTCCACCGGAAATCAGTATGTTCCAGGAGCCCTGAAAACGCTCAATCGGTTCCTGCGCGACCACTACACCGGACAGATCGGGCGGATGGACCCCAAACTTTTTGACCTTCTGTACAAGCTCAAGCTGACCCTGGGCAGCAATGAGCCCTTCGAGATCGTCTCCGGCTACAGATGTCCTGCCACCAACACGAAATTGCGCAGGAAAGGGGGCGGCGGTGTCGCCAAACGCAGCCTGCACATGGAAGGCAAGGCCCTCGACCTGCGCCTGGCGGACGTTTCCCTGGCCGATTTGCGCGATGCCGCCAAGGCTTCCCGCAAGGGAGGAGTGGGCTTCTACCCGAAGGACGGGTTTGTGCATGTCGATACCGGCGCGGTGCGCAGCTGGTAGAAAGGCCGCTTTTGCTTCGCGCGCATCTCATTTTTTGCAGCCAGTGAATAACTTAGCTGTCTCTTAAAAAAGATGGAGGCGTGGAGCGCTGACCAAGTGCCTCAAAAGAGAAAAGCCCCTTTCGGGGCTAGTCAAAAACAGTCTTCGTTGCATTTAGTGTCTCTTGCAACTTATCAGGCTTCAGCTCATCAATTTTCTTAAGAAA
This portion of the Desulfomicrobium macestii genome encodes:
- the pal gene encoding peptidoglycan-associated lipoprotein Pal gives rise to the protein MKKSSVIVLIVLAFSLVMVGGCSKKVSSTPAGTSAAGSSTETGGLSAEQLEAQRLAELRRQAIDKIGADRIYFAFDKSELTDLSRQVLAEKAELLKAHPSLSLLIEGHCDERGTNEYNMALGERRARAAYEYLVLMGIESGRLTIISYGEEYPAVPGSNEEAWAKNRRDEFKASVN
- a CDS encoding L,D-transpeptidase family protein is translated as MGLFLLASLPGATALAEDHPLWFKDGRPVAQALEAVAILTDAAEEGLSPRKYGATALAQALAATQRAEALSSGVIMRLEQDLTDAMLRYFNDLHFGQVDPRQIQENFTPNAPDRFDPAAHLRRAVHGMRLREAVAEAAPQVPLYDRLRRALAHYRGLAADPVFSKLWQSALPPLPNGKLEIGQTYAGMPLVTLRLIALGDLPRETIVTEHYEGHIVKGIMDFQVRHGLEPDGVIGRKTLAQLEIAPSVRVRQIELSMERLRWTPLLHASRMIAVNIPEHILEAYEVENGTIDVQTSMRVIIGSALDTRTPLFDGRMRFIEFSPYWNVPLSIARSEVVPKILRDPSYFTRQGFELVAADGRIITTLSLDDLDAVRRGQMRIRQRPGPKNALGDIKFIFPNKDSIFLHHTPTTHLFEKQRRDLSHGCIRVEDPVGLAKFVLQHDQVWGEERIREAMSSGVSTTLRLREPPQVVLAYNTVQVKNDGRVHFFQDIYGQDKLLDQALRRSVQASQ
- a CDS encoding YcbK family protein, with product MKQSRRHFLCSMANLAVAGVALTIAPSAFAAKPGARSLTFAHTHTGEKLHIVYSTGNQYVPGALKTLNRFLRDHYTGQIGRMDPKLFDLLYKLKLTLGSNEPFEIVSGYRCPATNTKLRRKGGGGVAKRSLHMEGKALDLRLADVSLADLRDAAKASRKGGVGFYPKDGFVHVDTGAVRSW